The genomic region CGACCGTCGAACGTGAACGCGGTCCCGAGATCTCCAGCCAGGTGCGCCCGGTCCACGCCGAGGTCTGATAGCGCGCGCATCCTCACGGGCGTGATTGGCGGCGCCCCGATCGGGGCCGTGCCCGCTGGTCGCGGTGGGTTCCGAGACGGCCGCCGCCGCCGCGGAGGCGCGGGTCGAGCAGGTCGCGGACGGCGTCGCCGAACATGTTGAGGCTGTAGACGGTGAGCGTCAGGCACAGGCCGGGCCACAGCGCCAGCCACGGCGCCTGCTCCATGTACTTGCGCCCGTCCCGGCTCAGCAGCGTCCCCCAGCTCGGAATCTCAACCGGCAGACCGAATCCGAGGAAGCTCAAGCTGGCCTCGCTGATGATCACCGCGCCGATGTTGATGCTGAACACCACGATGATCGGCGCCGCCACGTTGGGCAGCACGTGGCGCACCAGCGCTCCCATCCGGGTGCTGCCGGTGGCGGTGGCCGCCTGCAGGTAGTCGTGCTCCTTGACCGCGATCACCGCGCCTCGGACCAGCCGCGAGGCCACCACGCCGCCCGAGATGCCCAGCACCAGGATCAGTTGCAGCAGGCCCTGTCCGACCAGCGACATGATGGTCAGCAACAGCAGCAGCCCCGGAAACGCCATCCAGGCGTCGACGACCCGCTGCACCACCAAGTCCAGCTTGCCGCCGAAGAACCCGGCCGTTCCGCCGATCAAGACGGCAACGACGACGTTGAGGCTGGTCGCCAGCAGACCAACGAACATGGAGATACGAGCCCCGTGGATGTTGCGGCTCAAGTAGTCGCGCCCCAACTGGTCGGTACCCATCAGGTGTTCGGCCGACGGCGGCTTGAGCAGGTCCCTCAGGTTCACTTCATCGAACGGATAGGGGGCCAGCACGTCGGCGAAGATCGCCACCAGGATCAGGGCCAGCACGACTACGCCGCCGACGGCTCCAAGCGGCTTCTCGCGCCCCAGCCGGACCAGGAAGTGAGCCAGTCCGGAACCTCCGCCCCGCTCGCGCGGTCCGCCGGCCGCTGCTGGTGTTTGGGCGGCGTCCCCGACATGCCGGTCGCCCATTCGCTCGGTCGCCATACCTGGCTAGGTGTAGCGGACCCGCGGGTCCAGGTAGCCGTAGATCAGGTCGATCATCAGATTGATCGCCACCACCACCGTGGCGAAGAACAGGTTGATGCCCGAGACCACCGGGTAGTCGCGGTCGGAGAGTGCCGTCAGCATCAGGCGCCCCAGGCCCGGCAGGTTGAAGATGTTCTCCATAATAACGGCGCCGCCTATCACGATCGGCAACTGCAGGCCAATCAGGGTCACTACCGGGATGAGGGCGTTCTTGGTGGCGTGCCGTACGACGACGACCCGCTCCCTCAGACCCTTGGACCAGGCGGTCCTGATGTAGTCCTGGCGAAGCACCTCCAGCATCATCGTGCGCGTCATCCGCATGGTAGCTGCCGAAAGGGCCGTCCCCAGGATCAGGCTGGGAATGATAAACATCCCCAGGTTTCCCAGCGGGTCGTCGGACAAAGGAATCAGCCGCATCGGCGGCGCCCAGCCCCACCAGATGGCCGGGTAGATCATCACCATAATGCCCAGCCAGAAGTTCGGTGTTGCCAGGCCGAAGATGGCGACCGTGCGCCCCACGTAGTCGGCGGCGGTATCCTGGCGAAGCGCCGAGTAGATGCCGATCGGCACGCCGAGCACCAGCCCGATTACGACTGCCAGCAGGCCGAGCTCGAGCGTGACCGGCAGTCTCCCCAGGATCCTCTCCTCGACCGTCCACGCGCCCAGCAGGGAATTGCCGAGGGTGCCGTGCAGGAAAATACCCCGCAACCAGCGGCCATACTGCACGTGGACCGGCACATCTAATCCCAGCGCACGCAGAACAACCTCACGGTCCAGGCCGAACATGGGATTCAGGTTGGACGCCACCATCATATCCACTATGTCGCCCGGGATGAAGCGGACCGAAAGAAAGACCAGGACGCTCAGTATGAACAGGGTAGGGATGATGAGCAGCAGCCGCCGGATAACATACGCTCTCATGTCATGCACCCCATCGAGGAGAGCCGGGAAGTTCGCTCAGAAGCGGCGGCGCTCAAGCGTGAGCCTCCCAGCTCTCCCTGCGGTCAGCTGCGAAGGGGCGAGGCCCCTACCGC from Spirochaetaceae bacterium harbors:
- a CDS encoding ABC transporter permease, with translation MGDRHVGDAAQTPAAAGGPRERGGGSGLAHFLVRLGREKPLGAVGGVVVLALILVAIFADVLAPYPFDEVNLRDLLKPPSAEHLMGTDQLGRDYLSRNIHGARISMFVGLLATSLNVVVAVLIGGTAGFFGGKLDLVVQRVVDAWMAFPGLLLLLTIMSLVGQGLLQLILVLGISGGVVASRLVRGAVIAVKEHDYLQAATATGSTRMGALVRHVLPNVAAPIIVVFSINIGAVIISEASLSFLGFGLPVEIPSWGTLLSRDGRKYMEQAPWLALWPGLCLTLTVYSLNMFGDAVRDLLDPRLRGGGGRLGTHRDQRARPRSGRRQSRP
- a CDS encoding ABC transporter permease: MRAYVIRRLLLIIPTLFILSVLVFLSVRFIPGDIVDMMVASNLNPMFGLDREVVLRALGLDVPVHVQYGRWLRGIFLHGTLGNSLLGAWTVEERILGRLPVTLELGLLAVVIGLVLGVPIGIYSALRQDTAADYVGRTVAIFGLATPNFWLGIMVMIYPAIWWGWAPPMRLIPLSDDPLGNLGMFIIPSLILGTALSAATMRMTRTMMLEVLRQDYIRTAWSKGLRERVVVVRHATKNALIPVVTLIGLQLPIVIGGAVIMENIFNLPGLGRLMLTALSDRDYPVVSGINLFFATVVVAINLMIDLIYGYLDPRVRYT